The following are encoded together in the Fundidesulfovibrio putealis DSM 16056 genome:
- the glgB gene encoding 1,4-alpha-glucan branching protein GlgB — MPGHVIHGVSLLTDHDIYLFKEGTHFRLYEKLGAHLMTVDGQQGTLFAVWAPNARKVAVIGDFNRWDRKAHPLSVRLDGSGIWEGFVPGIGQSTVYKYHIVSRQNGKHLEKADPFALACEVPPKSASVVWSLDHAWNDEAWMRARPETQSLESPMSIYEMHIGSWRRHRDSWHSLSYRELAEQLPGYLNEMGFTHVEFMPVMEHPFYGSWGYQTVGYFAPSSRYGTPEDFMHLVDALHQAGIGVILDWVPSHFPTDGHGLAMFDGTHLFEHEDPRQGYHPDWKSAIFNYGRHEVRAFVISTALFWLDRYHCDGLRVDAVASMLYLDYSRKEGEWVPNAFGGKENLDAIDLLRRLNEAAYTNFPGVQTIAEESTDWGMVSRPPYLGGLGFGMKWNMGWMHDTLSYFSKDPVFRKYHHGQLSFSIWYAFNENFVLPLSHDEVVHGKGSLIRKMPGDDWQKFAGLRLLYGYMWTHPGKKLLFQGCEVAQWSEWNHDAEVEWDLLDRPGHAGVRRWIADLNAMYRSDPVLHQTDFNHKGFEWVDFHDAEASVLAFLRVGKDPKDVTLACFNFTPVVRENYRVGVPKGGLWREVLNSDSQWYNGSGVGNAGAVMAEESESHGRPCSLVLTLPPMGMVVFKPA, encoded by the coding sequence ATGCCCGGACACGTCATTCACGGGGTGAGCCTGCTCACCGATCACGATATCTACCTGTTCAAGGAAGGCACCCATTTTCGCCTCTACGAGAAGCTCGGCGCGCACCTGATGACCGTGGACGGCCAGCAGGGAACGCTGTTCGCCGTCTGGGCTCCCAACGCCCGCAAGGTGGCCGTCATAGGCGACTTCAACCGATGGGACCGCAAGGCGCATCCGCTCTCGGTGCGGCTTGACGGGTCGGGCATCTGGGAGGGGTTCGTTCCGGGCATCGGGCAGAGCACGGTCTACAAATATCACATTGTTTCGCGCCAGAACGGCAAGCACCTGGAAAAGGCCGACCCCTTCGCCTTGGCCTGCGAGGTGCCGCCCAAGTCCGCCTCGGTGGTCTGGAGCCTCGACCACGCCTGGAACGACGAGGCCTGGATGCGCGCGCGCCCCGAGACCCAGTCGCTGGAGTCGCCCATGTCCATCTACGAGATGCACATCGGCTCCTGGCGGCGTCACCGCGACTCCTGGCATTCGCTCTCCTACAGGGAACTGGCCGAGCAGCTGCCCGGCTACCTCAACGAGATGGGCTTCACCCACGTTGAGTTCATGCCGGTGATGGAGCATCCGTTCTACGGCTCCTGGGGCTACCAGACCGTGGGCTATTTCGCCCCGTCCAGCCGTTACGGCACGCCCGAAGACTTCATGCATCTGGTGGACGCCCTGCACCAGGCGGGCATCGGCGTGATACTGGACTGGGTGCCCTCGCATTTTCCCACCGACGGGCACGGTCTGGCCATGTTCGACGGCACGCACCTCTTCGAGCACGAGGACCCCAGGCAGGGCTACCACCCCGACTGGAAGAGCGCCATTTTCAACTACGGACGCCACGAGGTCCGCGCCTTCGTGATTTCCACCGCGCTCTTCTGGCTGGACCGCTACCACTGCGACGGCCTGCGCGTGGACGCCGTGGCCTCCATGCTCTACCTGGACTACTCCCGCAAGGAAGGCGAGTGGGTTCCCAACGCCTTCGGCGGCAAGGAGAACCTGGACGCCATCGACCTGTTGCGCCGCCTGAACGAGGCCGCCTACACCAACTTCCCCGGCGTGCAGACCATCGCCGAGGAATCCACCGACTGGGGCATGGTGTCGCGCCCGCCGTATCTTGGCGGCCTGGGCTTCGGCATGAAGTGGAACATGGGCTGGATGCACGACACCCTGAGCTACTTTTCCAAGGACCCGGTGTTCCGCAAATATCACCACGGACAGCTCTCGTTCTCCATCTGGTACGCCTTCAACGAGAACTTCGTGCTGCCTCTGTCCCACGACGAGGTGGTGCACGGCAAAGGCTCGCTCATCCGCAAGATGCCCGGCGACGACTGGCAGAAGTTCGCGGGCCTGCGCCTGCTCTACGGCTACATGTGGACACACCCCGGCAAGAAGCTCCTGTTCCAGGGCTGCGAGGTGGCCCAGTGGAGCGAGTGGAACCATGACGCCGAGGTGGAGTGGGATCTGCTGGACCGTCCCGGCCATGCCGGGGTGCGGCGCTGGATTGCGGACCTGAACGCCATGTACCGGAGCGACCCGGTGCTGCATCAGACCGATTTCAACCACAAGGGCTTCGAGTGGGTGGACTTCCACGACGCCGAGGCCAGCGTCCTGGCGTTCCTGCGCGTGGGCAAGGACCCAAAGGACGTCACCCTGGCCTGCTTCAACTTCACCCCCGTGGTGCGCGAGAACTACCGCGTGGGCGTGCCCAAGGGCGGCCTGTGGCGCGAGGTGCTGAACTCCGATTCCCAGTGGTACAACGGCTCGGGAGTGGGTAACGCCGGGGCCGTCATGGCCGAGGAGAGCGAGAGCCACGGCAGACCCTGCTCGCTGGTTTTGACCCTGCCGCCCATGGGCATGGTGGTGTTCAAGCCGGCCTAG
- a CDS encoding phage tail protein — MPFTRDNTILPGVNEDTVKQSILKLDDDMSKIYTHANTVNTLTSQKISQTEKGSPNGVAPLDNNSDVPLENIPDTAKPPVGSVTMFAGETAPSGWFECNGATYVITDYPKLFDAIGYLWGGTGLNFKIPDMRGYFPRGWDHSAGVDPDRAARSGGDHVGSTQADSVGPHNHNLDVGGQYVAEGGAWAYGDREHGEAMSSSIVQNYVSNETRPKNKYFMFIIKHD; from the coding sequence ATGCCTTTTACAAGAGACAATACAATACTACCTGGCGTCAATGAAGACACCGTTAAACAGAGTATCCTTAAACTTGATGATGACATGAGTAAAATTTATACTCATGCCAACACTGTTAACACTCTCACTTCGCAGAAGATTAGTCAGACTGAAAAGGGTTCTCCAAATGGAGTTGCACCCTTAGACAACAATTCTGACGTTCCACTCGAAAACATTCCAGACACTGCAAAACCTCCTGTTGGTTCAGTTACCATGTTTGCTGGTGAAACTGCTCCTTCAGGATGGTTTGAATGTAATGGTGCTACCTACGTAATCACTGACTATCCCAAGTTGTTTGATGCAATTGGTTATCTTTGGGGTGGTACAGGTCTGAATTTCAAAATTCCCGATATGCGCGGCTACTTCCCTCGTGGTTGGGACCACTCAGCTGGTGTTGATCCTGACAGAGCAGCACGAAGCGGTGGCGATCACGTAGGCTCTACACAAGCAGACTCTGTTGGACCTCACAATCATAATCTTGATGTGGGAGGCCAGTATGTCGCTGAAGGTGGAGCCTGGGCATATGGAGATAGAGAACATGGTGAAGCTATGAGTTCATCAATCGTTCAAAACTATGTCTCAAATGAAACAAGACCTAAAAACAAATACTTCATGTTTATAATCAAACACGACTAA
- a CDS encoding portal protein gives MSTQLDNATKEIEVTDNSNVTSISITDDEIKNHLNDLRVSAENYQNDRSTKRQEWYKQYRAKPYGNEREGWSQTVKSVIWDVVQGSIPGLLEIFTGDFFTLKSKDGNNADNLQQLIKYQMLVKNEGEEQLDAWIQNCLIYEFGVLKTYFTNEYKTQTETIDEEIDEATFTALSEEFIVSKYTPVEYDLGDGQVITRYKNIKVVKKDIVYSGPIMENIPPWEFYITPGSTDVNTAPYVAHWVKRNLDYIKRREAAGIYRKGSLAKIKDALGNTTSDAGNILDEVNSLYEGDNSGDYSDTQSYPDKKEALPASEVFIKEEYVKLDLDGDGLLENAIIVSCNDIILSVSENPYKRPPFRLGRINPEPHKITGIPFTEILENDQKVQTNIIRFIQDGTAMSTWKNPITDDPQMRAALDRRKPFDTIMGNPNKIGWFDAPAPSQAAFNFMEFAQGMVENKTGVTRYNQGLDANSLNKTATGIQMITSASQQKQKLIAKRLGRVLSQVVRDFIFINQTWPPTNVIDIVGTNYKINPDDLRGEYTVNVVIGIGPQDKAFIVGQIDQFLAMAVKGPLLQMGLTDLQKVREAIEYKGRLQEIPYERFMFSEQEIAQGQNQGITQLNGQMQQMSQQMQMLQQENANLKQKTQGIDKLQLEAQFKQSEMQLEEAKIQMEMNLELKKAEMKLAVEKEIALMKMNHEREMELLKNQVNINVVSPA, from the coding sequence ATGAGTACACAACTAGATAATGCAACCAAAGAAATCGAGGTGACAGACAATTCAAATGTAACTTCAATTTCCATTACCGATGATGAAATTAAAAATCATCTTAATGACTTAAGAGTTTCTGCTGAAAACTATCAAAATGACAGGTCAACAAAACGACAAGAATGGTACAAGCAATATAGAGCAAAACCATATGGAAATGAAAGAGAAGGCTGGTCACAAACTGTAAAGTCAGTAATTTGGGATGTTGTGCAAGGCTCAATTCCTGGTTTGCTTGAAATTTTTACTGGAGACTTCTTCACTCTAAAGTCAAAAGACGGCAACAATGCAGACAATTTGCAACAACTTATTAAGTATCAAATGCTGGTAAAGAACGAAGGCGAAGAACAACTTGACGCCTGGATTCAAAATTGTCTCATTTATGAATTTGGTGTTTTAAAAACATATTTTACCAATGAATATAAAACACAAACTGAAACAATTGACGAAGAAATTGACGAAGCAACATTTACTGCACTGAGTGAAGAATTCATTGTTTCAAAGTATACCCCTGTTGAATATGACCTTGGAGATGGTCAAGTAATTACACGTTATAAGAACATCAAAGTTGTCAAGAAAGATATAGTGTATTCTGGCCCTATCATGGAAAATATTCCACCTTGGGAATTCTACATCACTCCTGGCAGCACAGATGTTAACACGGCACCATATGTTGCACATTGGGTAAAAAGAAATCTTGACTATATTAAACGTAGAGAAGCCGCCGGGATTTATCGCAAAGGTTCTTTAGCCAAAATTAAAGATGCACTTGGCAATACAACTTCTGACGCTGGCAACATTCTGGATGAAGTTAATTCACTTTATGAAGGTGATAATTCAGGCGATTATTCAGACACCCAGAGTTATCCTGACAAAAAAGAAGCACTTCCCGCATCTGAAGTTTTCATTAAAGAGGAATATGTCAAATTAGACCTTGATGGTGATGGACTTCTTGAAAATGCAATTATCGTTTCATGTAATGACATTATTCTTTCTGTCTCTGAAAATCCTTACAAAAGACCTCCTTTCAGACTTGGCAGAATTAATCCTGAACCTCACAAGATTACAGGCATTCCATTTACTGAAATTCTAGAGAACGACCAAAAAGTTCAAACAAACATCATTCGCTTTATCCAAGACGGCACAGCAATGAGCACTTGGAAAAACCCAATTACTGACGATCCTCAAATGAGGGCAGCACTCGACCGCAGAAAGCCTTTTGACACGATCATGGGTAATCCTAACAAAATTGGTTGGTTTGATGCTCCTGCACCTTCTCAAGCTGCATTCAATTTTATGGAGTTCGCCCAAGGCATGGTCGAAAACAAGACTGGGGTAACTCGCTACAACCAGGGCCTCGATGCCAATTCACTGAACAAAACAGCAACAGGCATTCAAATGATAACTTCTGCTTCTCAGCAAAAGCAAAAATTGATTGCCAAGCGTTTAGGCAGAGTATTGTCACAGGTTGTAAGAGACTTCATCTTTATCAACCAGACTTGGCCTCCTACTAATGTTATAGATATTGTTGGAACAAATTACAAAATCAATCCTGATGACCTCAGGGGAGAATATACAGTCAACGTGGTAATCGGCATTGGTCCTCAAGATAAGGCATTCATTGTAGGTCAAATTGATCAATTCCTTGCAATGGCTGTAAAAGGTCCTCTTCTTCAAATGGGACTTACTGATTTGCAAAAAGTTAGAGAAGCAATTGAATACAAAGGACGTTTGCAAGAAATTCCTTATGAAAGATTCATGTTCTCAGAACAAGAAATTGCACAAGGACAAAACCAAGGCATCACACAATTAAATGGTCAAATGCAACAAATGTCTCAACAAATGCAAATGTTGCAACAAGAAAATGCCAACTTGAAACAAAAGACACAAGGCATCGACAAGCTACAACTTGAAGCACAATTCAAGCAAAGCGAAATGCAGCTTGAAGAAGCCAAGATTCAAATGGAAATGAACCTTGAATTAAAGAAAGCCGAAATGAAACTAGCAGTAGAAAAAGAAATCGCACTAATGAAAATGAACCATGAACGAGAAATGGAATTACTTAAGAACCAAGTTAATATCAATGTAGTCTCACCTGCATAA
- a CDS encoding ATP-binding protein, translated as FKTSEDEDFHDLIAERYERCPTIITSNLDFSEWGEAFNNKLLGAATLDRLRHGAYKVVLEGRSFRSSREEAMIKNCVAGAGENN; from the coding sequence TTCAAGACCTCAGAGGATGAGGATTTCCATGATCTGATCGCGGAGCGGTACGAGCGGTGCCCGACGATCATCACCAGCAATCTGGACTTCTCCGAATGGGGAGAAGCCTTCAACAACAAGCTCTTGGGGGCCGCGACCCTGGATCGCTTGCGGCACGGAGCATACAAGGTGGTCCTCGAAGGTCGAAGTTTCCGAAGCTCCAGGGAAGAGGCCATGATCAAAAACTGCGTTGCCGGTGCAGGGGAAAACAACTAG
- a CDS encoding phage adaptor protein → MKISDLIKYVRQELEDEINTRWTDEKLLSFMRRAFVRASHLIRRNGIELGKRIYEIDVVAGTKEYDLPYDFMSPIALFNGNTQLIHRTIEQFNEIQYATPVSNYIIIDNKIWVLGIPVEASKLNLFYYSLLVPEEIVLTGETPWDGKLDMLIIEYLTLRTKNVDEMDISADVEFMKDFETAILETYKTVDPIVISNRGWM, encoded by the coding sequence ATGAAAATTAGCGATTTAATCAAATATGTTCGTCAAGAACTTGAAGACGAAATTAACACACGATGGACTGACGAAAAACTTCTATCTTTCATGCGCAGAGCATTTGTCAGGGCATCACATTTAATTCGTAGAAATGGAATTGAACTCGGTAAGAGAATTTATGAAATTGATGTTGTAGCAGGAACAAAAGAATATGATTTGCCATATGACTTTATGTCTCCAATTGCCCTCTTCAATGGCAATACACAACTCATTCACAGAACCATTGAGCAATTCAATGAAATTCAATATGCAACCCCTGTTTCTAATTACATTATAATTGACAACAAAATTTGGGTTTTAGGAATTCCAGTTGAAGCATCCAAGCTAAACCTCTTTTACTATTCTCTTCTTGTCCCTGAAGAAATTGTTCTCACTGGTGAAACCCCTTGGGACGGAAAACTAGACATGCTGATTATTGAATACCTGACTTTAAGAACCAAAAACGTTGATGAAATGGATATCAGTGCGGACGTAGAATTTATGAAAGATTTTGAGACAGCAATACTAGAAACTTACAAAACAGTTGACCCTATTGTTATCTCTAATCGTGGCTGGATGTAA
- a CDS encoding tyrosine-type recombinase/integrase, translating into MPGWTTSKKFKGLQWSEHPTRKHGGKPDRYFRIRYQLIGVTKTEGLGWASAGWNEEKAGNLLAEIKQNLLSGGPVTYKEMKQQAEDERIKREEELEKNKTIQEIFESDYQIHSNRTKESNNSVNSTFKKWVNPIIGDKRLNEVTFTDLLKIKGICIKAELAPATISRVFNLINHIYDICINFDIYDGANPVNMAKLKLPAIQNERNRFLSKDEAEILLNETKGYSENLYEISLTSLHSGFRLNEVLKLKWSDIDLEHKMITARDRKNKESSTIPMSDDLYEMLSAKERKGRNEFVFRKDNENSKSQISKLFRLAVEDVALNENVDDPRQRVVFHTLRHTFCSWLVQAGVPLKFVSKLAGHKSIRMTERYAHLAPENFEIVRNVFSKSPTQEKPKPKLTIVK; encoded by the coding sequence ATGCCTGGCTGGACAACATCCAAGAAGTTCAAAGGTCTTCAATGGAGTGAACACCCAACTCGTAAACATGGAGGCAAGCCTGATCGCTATTTCAGAATACGCTATCAATTAATTGGAGTCACAAAGACTGAAGGTTTAGGTTGGGCATCTGCTGGTTGGAATGAAGAGAAAGCAGGTAATTTGCTTGCTGAAATTAAACAAAACCTGCTGAGTGGTGGACCTGTAACTTATAAAGAAATGAAGCAACAAGCTGAAGATGAGCGCATCAAAAGAGAAGAAGAACTTGAGAAGAATAAAACGATTCAAGAAATATTTGAATCAGATTACCAAATTCACTCAAACAGGACAAAAGAGTCCAACAACTCAGTAAATTCTACATTTAAGAAATGGGTAAATCCCATTATAGGAGACAAACGATTAAATGAAGTCACATTCACTGATTTGCTCAAAATTAAAGGAATCTGTATAAAGGCAGAACTTGCACCAGCAACCATTTCAAGAGTATTCAATTTAATCAATCACATCTATGACATTTGCATCAACTTTGACATTTATGATGGTGCAAATCCTGTAAACATGGCAAAACTGAAATTGCCAGCTATTCAAAATGAAAGAAATAGGTTTCTTTCTAAAGATGAAGCTGAAATCTTGTTAAATGAGACTAAGGGTTATAGTGAAAATCTCTATGAAATCTCATTAACTTCGCTGCATAGCGGTTTCAGGTTAAATGAAGTTCTCAAGCTGAAATGGTCTGACATTGATCTTGAGCACAAAATGATTACAGCTAGAGATAGAAAGAATAAAGAGTCATCAACAATTCCAATGAGTGATGATCTCTATGAAATGTTGAGTGCAAAAGAGAGAAAAGGTAGAAATGAATTTGTCTTCAGAAAAGATAACGAGAACTCAAAGAGTCAAATATCGAAACTATTTAGACTTGCTGTTGAAGATGTAGCACTCAATGAAAATGTAGATGATCCTAGACAAAGAGTTGTATTCCACACTTTAAGACACACTTTTTGTTCATGGTTAGTTCAAGCTGGTGTACCATTAAAATTTGTTTCAAAGTTAGCTGGTCACAAATCAATCAGGATGACAGAGAGATATGCACATCTTGCACCTGAGAACTTTGAGATTGTACGTAACGTGTTCAGCAAATCACCAACACAAGAGAAACCTAAACCAAAGCTCACCATCGTAAAGTAG
- a CDS encoding terminase small subunit, with protein MEEDKKIHWTNRPRTWTTSKGDVVTETGLVRSKIIRNCLDFQALCELFLETCRDEEIPMTMARLLLSINMTQEEFDEAANKTYKKSIEDQWAFNKYRSELLVRMRTEIEANLLEGALAGKQSASIAAFALKNKHKWVEKTEQAQTFDFDVKSLWKLVQEAKERDGEIIEETTDGDE; from the coding sequence ATGGAAGAAGATAAAAAGATACATTGGACTAACCGTCCAAGAACATGGACTACATCTAAGGGTGATGTTGTTACTGAAACAGGCTTAGTAAGATCAAAGATTATTCGTAATTGTTTAGACTTTCAAGCTCTCTGTGAATTGTTTCTTGAAACATGCCGTGATGAAGAAATCCCTATGACAATGGCAAGACTGTTGCTCAGTATTAACATGACTCAAGAGGAATTCGATGAAGCAGCAAACAAAACTTATAAAAAGTCAATTGAAGATCAATGGGCATTTAATAAGTACAGGTCAGAATTACTTGTTAGAATGAGAACTGAAATTGAAGCAAACTTACTTGAAGGCGCACTAGCTGGTAAGCAATCAGCTTCAATCGCTGCTTTTGCATTAAAGAATAAGCACAAGTGGGTTGAGAAAACTGAACAAGCACAAACTTTTGACTTTGACGTTAAATCACTTTGGAAACTTGTACAAGAAGCTAAAGAACGTGATGGTGAAATTATTGAAGAAACTACTGATGGAGATGAATAA
- a CDS encoding DUF429 domain-containing protein → MRIYGLDFTSAPGRGKPLTLAQCRLDAETLVLDGFEAPESYGPLEELLRSPGSWAMGCDFPFSQPVRLLLEAPGHVLGLEWPVEWERFLRLVGQLPPSEFKTLMKTSPVDGRGVRERKRLTGTAANACSPMHVDFPPVGLMFLAGARLLAECPCAVVPQRMNGDSRLLFEVYPGVFAERFCGHKSYKEGPKHQQNERAVRRSGMLDAMCGDRFREVYGFTVSFGEDEARRMRDDRKGDLLDSLICAVQAAWAWNRRNDNFGLPGPDLVDPDVLAFEGWIMDPHCRA, encoded by the coding sequence ATGCGCATCTACGGTCTCGATTTCACCAGCGCACCGGGGCGGGGCAAGCCGCTCACCCTCGCGCAGTGCCGCCTGGATGCGGAAACGCTGGTGCTCGATGGTTTCGAGGCTCCAGAGAGCTACGGCCCCCTGGAGGAGCTTCTGCGCTCTCCGGGCTCGTGGGCCATGGGCTGTGATTTCCCCTTTTCCCAGCCAGTTCGCCTCCTGCTGGAAGCGCCCGGCCACGTGCTGGGCCTGGAGTGGCCCGTGGAGTGGGAACGCTTCCTGCGCCTCGTGGGTCAGCTCCCGCCGTCCGAATTCAAGACCCTCATGAAGACCAGCCCCGTGGACGGGCGCGGCGTGCGCGAGCGCAAGCGTCTGACCGGAACAGCGGCCAACGCGTGCAGCCCCATGCACGTGGATTTCCCGCCGGTGGGGCTCATGTTCCTGGCTGGCGCGCGGTTGCTGGCGGAGTGTCCCTGCGCGGTGGTCCCCCAGCGCATGAACGGGGATTCGCGTCTGCTTTTCGAGGTCTATCCCGGCGTGTTCGCCGAGCGCTTCTGCGGCCACAAAAGCTACAAGGAAGGCCCGAAACACCAGCAGAACGAACGGGCCGTGCGGCGCAGCGGCATGCTGGACGCCATGTGCGGTGACCGTTTCCGGGAGGTCTACGGTTTCACCGTCTCGTTCGGCGAGGACGAAGCCCGACGCATGCGCGATGACCGCAAGGGCGACCTGCTCGACTCTCTCATCTGCGCCGTGCAGGCCGCATGGGCCTGGAACCGTCGCAACGACAACTTCGGGCTGCCCGGCCCGGACCTCGTCGACCCGGACGTCCTGGCCTTCGAAGGCTGGATCATGGACCCGCACTGCCGGGCCTGA
- a CDS encoding EF-hand domain-containing protein, whose product MRVIAVLTLLALVACATPAKKPAFDAADTNNDGKISLQEFKKLFKSSDQDKADAQFNRHDTNRDGLLTGPEYDLWDTIGSDDSQRPF is encoded by the coding sequence ATGCGCGTCATCGCCGTCCTCACCCTGCTCGCCCTCGTTGCCTGCGCCACGCCAGCCAAGAAACCCGCCTTCGACGCTGCCGACACCAACAATGACGGGAAGATCTCCCTCCAGGAGTTCAAGAAGCTGTTCAAGAGCTCCGACCAGGACAAGGCCGATGCGCAGTTCAACCGACACGACACCAACCGCGACGGACTCCTCACCGGCCCTGAGTACGATCTCTGGGACACGATAGGCTCCGACGACAGCCAGCGCCCGTTCTAA
- a CDS encoding phage head spike fiber domain-containing protein, which produces MSYPQPIFNFIPKKTLHPLLSYTRASSATVTDSTGKLRIVGNNKPRYDHDPLTGICKGLLIEEQRTNLLYPSEDFSNAAWTKTRATITANAAVAPDGTMTADKLVEDTTASSVIDRPNGATHVRP; this is translated from the coding sequence ATGAGTTATCCACAACCAATTTTTAATTTTATTCCAAAGAAAACTTTGCATCCATTACTGAGTTATACAAGAGCTTCATCAGCAACTGTAACAGATTCAACTGGTAAACTGAGAATTGTAGGCAATAATAAACCAAGATATGACCACGACCCCCTCACGGGCATCTGTAAGGGTCTGCTCATCGAGGAGCAGCGGACGAATCTGCTGTACCCGTCGGAGGACTTCAGCAACGCGGCGTGGACGAAGACCCGCGCAACGATCACGGCGAACGCGGCGGTTGCGCCTGATGGGACGATGACCGCTGACAAGTTGGTGGAAGACACGACGGCGAGCAGTGTCATTGACCGCCCTAATGGAGCCACCCATGTCCGCCCCTAA
- a CDS encoding SU10 major capsid protein — MANEVSTFMTNGMSNIKESVGDAIYTISPTDTVFMNLVKKGKATSVKEEWLEDSDRTPGVNAKAEEWTGSASAVTQPVRKYNYTQIFADRVDITDSMESAAKYGRVSEIERLIEKGLRQISKDAEYAFINNSAAPSAHVSGTGGKLKGALGFVTTNTYNFGGTTTNACDLTEPLFQDGIQAAWSSGGNPSVVLAPPAVARTISGFVGNGRLSQNVEASKKTVIQAVDFYQSQFGMVKVHTSRWMEPKDVSTVKYDYMLILEPEKWEIAWLKKTKVERQAKQGLVTPVVISAEATLKCYNEAANFKMENISRV; from the coding sequence ATGGCTAATGAAGTTTCAACCTTTATGACAAATGGTATGTCAAACATCAAAGAATCTGTAGGAGATGCAATTTATACAATCTCTCCAACCGATACAGTTTTTATGAACCTTGTAAAGAAAGGAAAAGCTACCTCCGTTAAAGAAGAATGGCTAGAAGATTCTGACAGAACTCCTGGCGTAAACGCTAAAGCTGAAGAATGGACTGGCAGCGCATCTGCTGTAACTCAACCTGTTCGTAAGTACAATTATACTCAGATTTTTGCTGACCGTGTAGATATTACAGACTCAATGGAAAGTGCCGCTAAATATGGTCGTGTTTCTGAAATTGAAAGACTCATCGAAAAGGGTCTTCGTCAAATCAGCAAAGATGCTGAATATGCATTCATTAACAACTCTGCTGCTCCTTCAGCTCACGTATCTGGAACCGGTGGTAAGCTTAAAGGCGCTCTTGGTTTTGTTACAACCAATACTTATAACTTCGGTGGAACAACCACAAACGCATGTGACTTGACCGAACCTTTATTCCAAGACGGCATCCAAGCTGCATGGTCTTCAGGTGGAAATCCTTCAGTTGTTCTTGCTCCTCCTGCAGTTGCTAGAACAATCTCAGGTTTCGTAGGCAATGGTAGACTTAGTCAAAATGTAGAAGCAAGCAAGAAAACTGTTATTCAGGCAGTAGATTTTTACCAATCACAATTTGGTATGGTTAAGGTTCACACTTCACGTTGGATGGAACCAAAAGACGTTTCAACTGTAAAGTATGACTACATGTTGATTTTGGAACCAGAAAAATGGGAAATCGCTTGGCTTAAGAAAACCAAAGTCGAAAGACAAGCAAAACAAGGACTTGTAACTCCTGTTGTAATTTCAGCAGAAGCAACCCTCAAGTGCTACAACGAAGCAGCCAACTTTAAGATGGAAAACATCTCTAGAGTTTAA